One window of the Cryptomeria japonica chromosome 7, Sugi_1.0, whole genome shotgun sequence genome contains the following:
- the LOC131047060 gene encoding uncharacterized protein LOC131047060 yields MEPSRLIFFLFSMLLTMAYSQALMAHHAGWHCKSGKAIKVSWKMGVDPPDYQTFKIQVQNTCGLCDAHNVTLNLTMLAPGIWDPIVEKVRVKDGKSISPGKKVTFRYHVNYLADIGSIHSSARFIHCKLPHQP; encoded by the exons ATGGAACCTTCAAGACtcatcttctttctcttctccatGCTCCTGACAATGGCCTATTCACAGGCTCTCATGGCTCATCATGCAG GTTGGCACTGTAAATCAGGAAAGGCTATCAAGGTCAGTTGGAAGATGGGTGTTGATCCACCAGATTATCAGACATTCAAAATACAAGTGCAGAACACATGTGGACTGTGTGATGCGCACAATGTCACTCTGAATCTCACCATGTTGGCTCCAGGAATATGGGATCCCATTGTTGAGAAAGTGAGAGTCAAGGATGGCAAGTCTATTAGCCCTGGTAAAAAGGTCACATTCAGGTACCATGTTAACTATCTGGCTGATATTGGTAGCATCCATTCATCTGCAAGGTTTATTCACTGCAAGTTGCCACATCAGCCCTAA